A single region of the Gammaproteobacteria bacterium genome encodes:
- the purB gene encoding adenylosuccinate lyase yields the protein MQLNSLTAISPIDGRYATKTLALREHLSEYALIRTRIIVEIRWLQRLADTAEISEIAPLSESANAWLQSLIDKFEVADAERVKAIEKITNHDVKAIEYYLKERFDKNDELAPLSEFLHFACTSEDINNLAYGLMLDSARQNVLLPLMNEVTAAIKKLAHDNAEQAILARTHGQAASPTTLGKEMAVFAYRMQRQQNQFAALPILGKINGAVGNFNAHISAYPEIDWPTLGKEFVESLGLQWSAYTTQIEPHDTIAEHFNSLVQFNTVLLDFSRDIWGYISVGYLRQKLQANEVGSSTMPHKVNPIDFENAEGNLGIASAMLTHMAQKLPVSRWQRDLSDSTVLRNIGVGIAHSVIAMQSTLAGIGKLQANADAMRADLDDAWEVLAEPVQTVMRRYGIAEPYEKLKALTRGQGINRDTLHDFITALEIPNEAKEKLLQLTPASYIGNAVQQAKSV from the coding sequence ATGCAACTTAACTCTTTGACTGCGATTTCGCCGATCGATGGCCGTTATGCCACGAAAACACTGGCGCTGCGTGAACACCTTAGTGAATATGCGCTGATTCGCACTCGCATCATCGTCGAAATCCGCTGGCTACAGCGCCTTGCCGATACTGCTGAAATCAGCGAAATCGCGCCTTTAAGCGAGAGTGCCAATGCCTGGCTACAATCGCTTATCGATAAATTTGAGGTGGCTGACGCTGAGCGCGTGAAAGCCATTGAAAAAATAACCAATCACGACGTTAAGGCTATTGAGTATTATCTCAAAGAGCGTTTTGACAAGAACGATGAACTGGCACCCCTTAGTGAGTTCTTGCATTTTGCCTGCACTTCAGAAGATATTAACAATCTTGCCTATGGCTTGATGCTTGATAGCGCACGTCAAAATGTTTTATTACCACTGATGAATGAAGTCACCGCTGCCATCAAAAAACTGGCTCACGACAATGCTGAACAAGCCATACTCGCACGCACACATGGCCAAGCTGCCTCACCAACCACCCTGGGTAAAGAGATGGCGGTTTTTGCCTACCGCATGCAAAGACAACAAAATCAATTCGCTGCGCTGCCCATACTCGGCAAGATCAATGGCGCAGTGGGTAACTTTAATGCACATATATCAGCCTATCCGGAAATAGATTGGCCAACACTTGGCAAGGAGTTTGTCGAATCACTGGGGCTACAATGGAGTGCTTACACCACACAAATTGAACCTCATGACACTATCGCTGAACACTTTAATAGCCTGGTGCAATTTAATACGGTGCTACTCGACTTTAGTCGCGACATCTGGGGCTATATATCCGTCGGTTACTTGCGCCAGAAATTACAAGCCAATGAAGTAGGTTCTTCGACCATGCCGCATAAGGTCAACCCCATTGACTTTGAAAATGCCGAAGGCAACCTTGGTATTGCCTCTGCCATGCTTACTCATATGGCACAAAAACTCCCGGTATCGCGCTGGCAACGTGATCTTAGCGACTCAACCGTATTACGCAATATCGGTGTGGGTATCGCGCATAGCGTTATCGCAATGCAGTCAACACTGGCTGGCATCGGTAAACTGCAAGCCAATGCAGACGCTATGCGCGCCGATCTTGATGATGCCTGGGAAGTGCTTGCCGAACCCGTTCAAACCGTCATGCGTCGTTACGGCATCGCAGAGCCTTATGAAAAGCTTAAGGCATTAACACGAGGTCAAGGTATTAATCGCGACACATTGCATGATTTTATTACCGCGCTAGAAATACCGAATGAAGCCAAAGAGAAACTATTACAACTAACGCCCGCTAGCTATATTGGTAACGCAGTACAACAGGCTAAATCAGTTTAG